The sequence GTATTTGCCAAGTGTTGACAATCTATCCACTCAAGTGCCTCAGCAGAGCTCTATAATGTCCAATGTACCCAACACTTTGGTTAAATCCTCACTTGCTCTTCACTGTCAGATTCATCTGGAGAACTGGGCGTTGGGAGTTCATCAAAAGCAGTGTGTGCTCCTTCCCTTGTCTGCCCAAAGCATGTTGCTATCACATCAACTGCAAGACTAGCAGTTGCATTCACCTCCTCTTGAGAAGCTCCCAGCAGTGGATTGACTTCAACCATGTCAACAGCTGAAAGCATTCCTGTGAAAATGATTTACAGCTTGTTacaatgaaaaagtaaaatctctGATAGGGTTTCTTCTGCAGCCTTTCATTCATTGCAGCAAGTCTGATATTTGAGCTTGTGACCTACTCTACCCCTTAGACAAGTAAAACTGGCTCTCAAGTGAGGGATGACATTATCATTCTTAGATGCaagtttgtgtttttaatttggTTCGTTCTTACATTGTCAGTACCTTACTCAGTGATGCTTTCAGCattcaggaaaaataagttTCATGTTCCATTTATGACAAGAGGAATGgtttttaatcttgttttctcCCAGTCCAAAAATTAGGGGATATAAAAGTCTCATCTAGTATTTTTTGCCATCCTATTAATGATTCTATTGACTCTCTTGTctgattttttcccttcatttacTGTGAATAACTGTTTaaacacattaaataaaaactCCATGGCATAAGGAGGAAAGTCTTCATATATTGAGCCAACTGCAGTACTGTCacagtttaaccccagccagtaactaagccccacacagctgctagCTCACTCCTGTCCCTTCCCAGTAGGCTGgggaagagaattaaaaaaaagtaaaagtagtcatgggtcaagataagaatggtttaataactagagtaaatatattaataacaataataaaaaaatatgttcctTTTCATCATTATAACACCACTAACaacaaaagataaataaaacccaggaaaagacaagtgatgcacaacgcaattgctcactacctgCTGACCTAtccccaagcagcaatctgcaCCTCCTGACCAACTCCCCACAGTTcatatactgagcatgatggtctatggtatggaatatgcctttggccagtttgggtatgctgtcctggccatgctctccctcccagcttcttgtgtacatgcttgctggcagagcatgggagaCTAAACAATCCCTGACTTGGTATAAtcactacttagcaacaactgaagacatcagtgtgttatcaacattctcacactaaatccaaaacacactctaccagctactaagaagaaaattaactctatcccagccaaaatcaggacaAATATACTTGGTGAAGGCTTGATTTGTTAGCCTTGAATCCTATAATGGAACTTCAAACTGTTTAAAATTgtttgcatccttttttttattattccagGTGTCCATTTTTATATCTCACCTCATGTGTTTAGGAATAGGAGACAGTATATAAAAGATGACCAAGTAATTTTTTACATTAGTAGTTAAtgtattatgtattttatttacttttgctAAGTTGAAATTGTTGATGGTTAAGCTGCTTCCAACACCTGGGGTACTGCCAACCATgggactttttttcccttcctgaagGTTGAATTGACTGTATAGGCACCTTAGCTTTGACTACATTTATCTTGCTATCTAtttacacaggaaaaacatAACCAATATGAGCTTCATGTAGTTTGTCTTGTCCTTGCTTAGTCCAGTACTGCTGATCAACTCCTACCTGTGTTGTGTATTTCCTCTGTGATGTACATGCCTTCTCTGTAAGTTAATCCACCTAGAACAGGAGTCCCAGTTGCTGGAGCCAGTGAAGGATCAAAAGCATCAATGTCAAAACTCAGATGGATTGGTCTCTGTCTCCTGagacagaataaaacaaaaaaaaaaaagcaaatgtcagaaccttaaatattttctacacGTATTTCTTACTGTCTAGGCTGATCAGCAAAGTAGCAGCGTGCTCCATGATGCTAAAGCCCCACCCTAAGTCCTATACCATGTCTTATATACatttggaaaagacttttttattctctttggaCTCCAAAACATCTCTTAGCTTAGAACTTTCCCCAGTACacatttggaaaacagaagtttgTCTTTCTAGTTTCACTGAGCATCCACTCAGGTGTGATTTGGCTGAAGTACCTTAGTTCTAACCATCCTATCTGGTATTTGTCTCCTTAGTTGGAAAAATCTAGATAAATGTATGATATAATCCagccttttctcattttgtacAGAAAGCCAGGGTGAAAGGCTGAAACATTGATTTGCATGGCATCTGGGATGCAGGAAGCACCAAGCTTGAGGATTTCATACACAGCTCAACAAGATGAATGGGGCATTCTGCATTTTCTAGGTCAATAGTTGAAGGCTGCCTCCAAACTCTGCCATGTAAGCCTAGTTGATGAAAAAGTGAAGGATAATCTCAAACCTAAAACATGTTAGTTACTACATGAAGTCTGGCAACCAATGACAGCTTAATAAATTGGATACCACTTGTCACTCAGATGAGCTATTTAAGTGGTAGACTTCGTACTTCCAACTTACTGCAGATGCTCAGTAGAAAGAAGCATCTGGATTAGTAACTTCTTTACTTGGCCCAGCTGCAGCTAGGAAGGGTGAGCACACCTTTAGTTACATCAGCATGCAGCACAGATACATGGTCCTCGTTCTGCTTACAGGGCTTTGTCCTACCCTGGGGTGAGAGGTTACTCTTTCTAACTCTGATCCTCTCCCTGCATCCCTAGACAAGCATGATTTGCTCCCTGATCTGGTTCCCCAAACTTGAACAAGGTTAGCAAAGACTCCAGTATCAAACTTAAGGGTGAACTTCACTAGGTGAACTGAAAGTGGCAGTTGTCATCAGGACAACATATACACGCATAGTCTAAGGAGAAAGCCATCAAATGCTTCTACCTCATGGACTAACAGCTGAACTCAAGTTACTGTCAAGTTGCtacatatgtttttaaaagtatactGTATACCCTAGACTGAGTTGATTCAAACATCTTGTCAAACTGCAGCAAAATGCAGAATTccttaaaaaacagaacaaatcaTATAAAACACAGCCACAACTGTAGTGACTAATGTGATCTATCTCTTAGCTTTTTGCCAAACACTGTCAAATGGTTCCATTTCAAGATGTGGAAGTCAAGGACTAAAGTCAGTGCTAAGACTCTACTATTTACCAGACACTGTCACAGTTCAACAAGTGGATGAGAAAGTAGTTTAAATCAGATAATAGTTTGTTACCTGCCCATCAATTGCTCAAATGTTCTTTCCATAACTTTCTGAATTCCAAGGCGATCGATATCTCTCATGGAAAAATACTGGATATCATAGTTCTTCAAAATAtagctgttaaaataaaattgtttaaaaaaaatcattactggCCTAAGCTTAAATCTAGCAACCCTTGTGAACAGCCAGATGTAGAAAGGTGGTCATGATTTAAGCCTTTACAAAAATCCTTTAATCTACATCAACTTACTATTCAGCAGGATCCACATCCCTCAAACCAATGTACACAATATCAGATGCTGAAAGGCAGGGCTTTAGCCAGGAAAAGCCAGGAAGTTGTGGTACCTGCAAGCAAAGGTTTGGTATTTGGTTATTTTAATCACATATAACACAAAACTGTGTTTAATGCTTCCCTCaaaactttgtatttatttatagcATCCTTTCTCTGTCTAAACAGCGAAACTCCTTCACTTGAGAGTTTGGCTTCCTGATTTATTCAGTCCTTAGCTTTGTTGTACCATTTTACTTGAGTTGAATGTTAATGGATGAAgtttttttaactcttctaTGTTTTCCAGTTTGAAGAGGAGGAATAAAGCCCAAATTCACAAGCAATAAGTAATTAGCATCAGTGAATATAAGGGGGAATGTTAAGAAAGTAGATACCCAGATATAGATCACTTCTACAGCACATTTAGTGGTAATGCTATGTAACTTACCCAGGACATCACACTTAAGTGGAATAAAAACCAAGACAACTGTATCTTTTTAGGAGGATCACAAAAAAGCCATGCAAACTTTGttgaaaaaacattaaagatgGTCAAATTCAAAGTGggaagttaaagaaaaaaagagcatgacAAGAAGTTGGGCCTCCACATGGGGCTACATCATACTGTTTTATTACAATGTAGCACTGAAGAGAGCAGGTCTAAGACAGCAAGTGAAAGATGAGGTCAtcatttttcagctttggtGATTAATTGCATACCATGACTACTTAAAATCCTTCAGTTGGTAATATCTACTAATTTTAGGAGTTCTTTAACTCcaatttctcttcttcctcGCCCAGCTCTGAAAATGGCTACAGCCACCACAGCTGTGAAGCGGGAAGAAGGCTGCTCTTACACTTCTCAATTACTAATTATATTCTAGTTACAAcatgtggatttatttttaaaggctaaCACACCCATAGCTATATTTAATTACATTGGGATTAAATAAGCACATATAATAATAGTATTTGTTACTCTGAGGCAATGACCTGAAACTTTTCTGTAGTCATGAATTCAGAAGAGGGGTAAATGAATTGGAGACCACTAGGAAAAAATAACTCGGGTCTCAGAAATGAAGCTGTATCTGCAAAACCCATGACCATACCACAAGCTGAGCACACTAGTGATAATATTGTCAGATACTCTCTAGTATCCATGATTTAGCAGATTTAATACTGCCATTTTTAATTATACCTCTTcctctttaaataaagaaaacgGAATGCCTTAACTTCCTTTGGTAGGCTCTGTTTTTACTTTGTTGCAATAGAAAAGGAGTTGCTGATAGTAAAGCCAAAAAGGCATCAGAAAAAGTGCAGGCATTTTCATGGTAAGTTATTAATAGCAGTTTATGAGTTTAGTTTGAATGGTTCCAGGAGCCCTGATACTAATGCTTGGTTTAAGGAATGCTACTCAAAGGATCATgttcataaatattttcccttaaaacaacaaaattaattttgaaggttttttaaaaaccctGAAGTGCCACCATGCCATGAGGAGTACCACCAAGCAGTGCTCCTGTGAAACTAACTGGACAAACAAGTAGCAGCTGACAGCCTGTGAACAGACTATGCAACACCAGGGTTTGTTCTACAGTGACCTGGCCAAATCCTTTATTTCATAGCCAGATGCATCACTTCTGTACTTCATGTTGTCTGCTACATGGGGACATTTAATTCAGTAGAGCATTGACCAAGCTCCTTAGCCCTGAATACATAAGGGATTCTGAAAACAGATGAGATAACACCTAAACT comes from Haliaeetus albicilla chromosome 5, bHalAlb1.1, whole genome shotgun sequence and encodes:
- the ARG2 gene encoding arginase-2, mitochondrial codes for the protein MALRSGFARLLRKQADAGLQLPKQAHSVALVGAPLSRGQKRRGVDHGPATLRAAGLVERLAGLGCQVHDFGDLNFTQVPNDELYNNLILYPRSVGLASQVLADAVSRAVAAGHSCVTIGGDHSLALGSVSGHARQCPHLGVIWVDAHADINTPLTTQSGNLHGQPLSFLLRELQDKVPQLPGFSWLKPCLSASDIVYIGLRDVDPAEYYILKNYDIQYFSMRDIDRLGIQKVMERTFEQLMGRRQRPIHLSFDIDAFDPSLAPATGTPVLGGLTYREGMYITEEIHNTGMLSAVDMVEVNPLLGASQEEVNATASLAVDVIATCFGQTREGAHTAFDELPTPSSPDESDSEEQVRI